A region from the Benincasa hispida cultivar B227 chromosome 8, ASM972705v1, whole genome shotgun sequence genome encodes:
- the LOC120083439 gene encoding cell division cycle-associated 7-like protein — MGRLRAKSDYEDLRNARILENKERLASLGLKKTVSELHSIISSAKSAKIHARKCHNTLSRISLPLRRSDRLKQISPVSTPLRFQFSFRRSNRLKGKSVHSLKFECNEVGEEIMKRPANAPSVEISDLEHRLSPDASARRCSSKGRGSVYDPVFGICCHFCRQKKLCGEEDCERCGNFDMDKPCIGKTDCSVCHSSNGVFCRACLKVRYGEEMEEVIENKKWMCPHCVEEKGINPYWICNSSLCLKKRKMAPTGLAIYRAREMGYESVAHLLMDELKRADLCNR, encoded by the exons ATGGGAAGACTCAGAGCTAAAAGCGACTACGAAGATCTCAGAAACGCTCGCATTTTAGAGAATAAG GAGCGATTGGCGTCGCTAGGGTTGAAAAAGACCGTATCCGAACTTCATTCCATTATTTCCTCTGCAAAGTCGGCAAAGATCCACGCGAGAAAATGTCACAATACGCTCTCCCGGATTTCTCTTCCTCTTCGTCGTTCCGATCGATTGAAGCAGATTTCACCGGTCTCCACTCCGTTGCGTTTCCAGTTCTCCTTCCGGAGGTCCAACAGATTGAAGGGGAAATCAGTTCACAGTCTAAAATTTGAGTGTAATGAAG TGGGGGAAGAGATTATGAAGAGGCCTGCGAATGCTCCTTCAGTGGAAATCAGTGATTTGGAACATCGGCTTTCGCCGGACGCATCGGCACGGAGGTGTAGTAGTAAGGGACGAGGGAGTGTTTATGATCCTGTTTTTGGAATCTGCTGCCATTTCTGCAG GCAGAAGAAACTATGTGGTGAAGAAGATTGCGAGAGATGTGGTAATTTCGATATGGATAAACCATGCATCG GAAAAACTGATTGCTCTGTTTGTCATTCCTCCAATGGTGTCTTTTGCCGAGCTTGTCTGAAGGTCAGATATGGCGAAG AAATGGAAGAAGTGATTGAGAACAAGAAATGGATGTGCCCTCATTGTGTGGAGGAGAAAGGAATCAACCCTTATTGGATATGCAACAG tTCATTGTGTTTGAAGAAGCGCAAGATGGCTCCAACTGGGCTTGCCATTTACAGAG CTCGGGAAATGGGATACGAATCTGTTGCACATTTGTTAATGGATGAGCTTAAGCGAGCAGACTTATGCAACAGATAA